One genomic window of Magnetococcus sp. PR-3 includes the following:
- a CDS encoding peptide chain release factor 3 — protein MSHAPGELAEIIERRRTFAIISHPDAGKTTLTEKLLLFGGAIQMAGAVKARGEQRRATSDWMKVEKERGISVTASVMTFEYGQHTFNLLDTPGHADFSEDTYRTLTAVDSAVMVLDAAKGIETQTRKLFEVCRLRDIPITTFINKLDREGQDPFALLDEVEQALALEVTPASWPIGMGRNFVGCYDLFNDQLLFMEKSRDRVTETVQCQGLDDPKIDELLSEDLAEKLREDVEMARALCPPFDLKAYREGTLTPVYFGSAINNFGVQELLEGIGKHAPSPRTQKAQERDVEPAEDKFSGFVFKIQANMDPKHRDRIAFFRICSGKFERGMKAKHVRSQKTLNLHNPVLFLAQDRERAEQAYAGDILGIPNHGNLRIGDTLTEGELIQYTGIPSFAPEMLRKVRPDDPMKAKHLGRTLVQLGEEGAARVFKANLGGDWIIGVLGALQFEVLGDRIRTEYSIPVHYEATQLHTARWVEADDHRMLKQFVDRQQADMAEDHDGAPVFLARNAWHLNTAQENFPEVRFLKTKEQTVG, from the coding sequence GTGTCCCATGCCCCTGGAGAGCTGGCGGAAATTATTGAAAGACGCCGCACTTTCGCCATTATTTCCCACCCGGATGCGGGTAAAACCACCCTGACAGAAAAGCTGTTGTTGTTTGGTGGTGCCATTCAGATGGCGGGTGCCGTTAAAGCCCGTGGTGAACAGCGCCGGGCGACCTCGGACTGGATGAAGGTGGAAAAAGAGCGGGGTATTTCGGTGACAGCTTCGGTGATGACCTTTGAGTATGGTCAGCACACCTTCAACTTGCTGGATACACCCGGACACGCGGATTTTAGTGAAGACACCTACCGCACGCTAACCGCTGTTGACTCAGCCGTTATGGTGTTGGATGCCGCAAAGGGTATTGAAACACAGACGCGTAAGCTGTTTGAAGTGTGCCGTCTACGAGATATCCCTATTACGACCTTTATTAACAAGCTAGACCGTGAGGGGCAGGACCCTTTTGCCTTGCTTGATGAGGTTGAACAAGCTTTGGCATTGGAGGTTACCCCGGCCAGTTGGCCCATTGGTATGGGGCGTAACTTTGTAGGGTGTTACGACCTATTCAACGATCAGTTGTTGTTTATGGAAAAAAGCCGTGATCGCGTGACCGAGACGGTACAGTGCCAGGGGTTGGATGATCCAAAGATTGATGAGTTGCTCTCAGAAGATCTGGCTGAAAAACTGCGGGAAGATGTGGAGATGGCCCGGGCGTTATGCCCTCCGTTTGATCTTAAAGCTTACCGAGAGGGCACTTTGACACCGGTCTACTTTGGCAGTGCGATCAATAATTTTGGTGTGCAGGAGCTTTTAGAGGGCATTGGTAAACACGCTCCTTCTCCCCGTACCCAAAAAGCCCAGGAACGGGATGTAGAGCCTGCGGAAGATAAGTTCAGTGGTTTTGTCTTCAAAATTCAGGCAAACATGGATCCCAAGCATCGGGATCGTATTGCATTTTTCCGTATCTGTTCGGGTAAGTTTGAGCGGGGCATGAAAGCCAAACATGTACGTTCACAAAAAACCCTGAATTTGCATAATCCCGTACTGTTCCTGGCTCAAGACCGCGAACGGGCAGAGCAAGCTTATGCTGGCGATATCTTGGGCATTCCCAACCATGGCAACCTACGTATTGGCGATACCCTGACCGAAGGGGAACTTATTCAGTACACAGGTATTCCAAGTTTTGCCCCTGAAATGCTGCGTAAGGTGCGACCGGATGATCCTATGAAGGCGAAGCATCTTGGTCGAACCTTGGTACAGCTGGGGGAGGAGGGGGCCGCACGTGTCTTTAAGGCCAACCTTGGTGGTGACTGGATTATCGGTGTCTTGGGGGCGTTGCAGTTTGAAGTGTTGGGGGACCGTATTCGAACAGAATACAGTATTCCCGTTCATTATGAGGCGACCCAGCTTCATACCGCACGCTGGGTTGAAGCAGATGATCATCGCATGCTCAAGCAGTTTGTTGATCGCCAGCAGGCAGATATGGCTGAAGATCATGATGGCGCTCCGGTTTTCCTGGCACGTAATGCTTGGCACCTGAATACCGCTCAAGAGAATTTTCCTGAGGTCCGGTTCTTAAAAACCAAAGAGCAGACCGTTGGTTAA
- a CDS encoding EAL domain-containing protein encodes MTVDGTPIEDVKVCTEGDQLRWRGMVPIHPLGGPEPVVILMHGDQLLAIPERCPHQGNSLLHAHVDEGGYIRCQHHGERFPLFGQGGLARTVTREHGAFYLQSQRPEPTDASLEEASLQELQQELSALRQANLAQQKKMHVTLEQMDGMLQEVERGKQSIEQQSLDLRQLKDLMGRINDALNDVLLVTGPRGHIRMANQQALKILGCTLDAVEGLTLDQLCQEQQIRDLKEKLAIPEGSVRPVLYEAIYRHADFEEEMCFVQRSVEAAVSPPFLVRGSILFSDQGKEEGLILLASDISNVKRREMLRRQRDTEQNLALVQGALDNLGQGVALFDKSRQLQLWNTLFTDLLALPTSLCRKGVAFDALLAWLWQRQGKTAQAGDHPWRKEAERWFAQGHWQGEVTLLDGRILALTIRPMPEGGFNLVLRDITSKRLQEEKIRKLSYAVEQSPTEIVITDTEGIIDYVNPTFCHHSGYSLEEAVGMKSSLVRSGKMSEAFYEDLWKTITSGQNWHGEVLNKTKDGRELWQLMAISPMRNEQGEITHYLAIKEDITGIKKAEQRLAHMATHDSLTGLPNRSYFNERLIMVLNECREQQQRASLLFFDLDHFKDVNDTLGHDVGDKLLQAVSHRVSDCLREGDLVARFGGDEFAIIQRNLSARQDAGHLAERVQHALTQPFREDGALIHSGCSIGIAMIPEDGDHPDIILKNADMAMYRSKAARDGQYRYFDQSISDEVQQRRALEYDLRQALEQHQFSLVFQPKFTLLTGQVSGLEALIRWYHPDKGFISPATFIPLAEQTGLILPIGRWVLEQCCEQLQLWKKAGFVLPQVSINISAVQLKQEPLTPLLKELLDRYELSADLIELEITETALLENLQQGKAQLLALRAEGLSIALDDFGVGYSSLSYLTALPIDKVKIDKSFIDDVAVENEHAAVCQAIIQLCHNLGKQVVAEGVEVPEQSQLLKKWGCPEVQGYLYAKPEQRAAVEARLKRVGAL; translated from the coding sequence GTGACCGTTGATGGGACACCGATTGAGGATGTGAAAGTCTGCACCGAGGGTGACCAGCTGCGCTGGCGTGGCATGGTGCCTATTCATCCGCTTGGTGGCCCAGAGCCGGTTGTTATTCTAATGCATGGCGATCAGCTACTGGCCATACCAGAACGGTGCCCCCACCAAGGTAACAGCCTGCTGCATGCTCATGTCGATGAGGGTGGGTATATACGGTGTCAGCATCATGGTGAACGTTTTCCCCTGTTTGGCCAGGGTGGGTTGGCCCGTACGGTGACACGGGAACATGGTGCTTTTTATCTACAGTCACAGCGACCAGAACCAACGGATGCCAGCCTGGAAGAAGCCTCCTTACAGGAATTACAACAGGAACTGTCCGCGCTGCGACAAGCCAACTTAGCCCAGCAAAAAAAGATGCATGTTACCTTGGAGCAGATGGATGGCATGCTCCAAGAAGTAGAGCGGGGCAAGCAGAGCATTGAACAGCAGAGTTTGGATCTGCGACAACTCAAAGATCTGATGGGGCGGATTAATGATGCCCTTAATGATGTGCTCTTGGTTACAGGGCCCCGTGGGCATATTCGTATGGCCAACCAGCAGGCTTTAAAAATATTGGGCTGTACTTTGGATGCTGTGGAGGGGTTAACCCTGGATCAGCTCTGTCAGGAGCAACAGATTAGGGATTTAAAAGAAAAACTTGCCATACCTGAGGGTAGTGTGCGCCCTGTGCTGTATGAGGCGATCTACCGCCATGCCGATTTTGAGGAGGAGATGTGTTTTGTGCAGCGCTCAGTTGAGGCGGCTGTAAGCCCACCTTTTTTGGTGCGGGGATCCATACTGTTTTCCGACCAAGGTAAGGAAGAGGGGTTGATCCTGTTGGCCAGTGATATCAGTAATGTTAAACGTCGGGAGATGTTGCGCAGACAGCGGGATACAGAGCAGAACTTAGCCTTGGTTCAGGGCGCGCTAGATAACCTGGGGCAGGGGGTTGCTCTTTTTGATAAATCTCGCCAATTACAGCTTTGGAATACCCTTTTTACAGATTTGCTGGCTCTTCCCACCTCCTTATGCCGTAAGGGGGTGGCCTTTGATGCGTTGCTAGCTTGGTTGTGGCAAAGGCAGGGGAAAACGGCACAAGCAGGTGATCACCCCTGGCGGAAAGAGGCAGAACGTTGGTTTGCTCAAGGGCATTGGCAAGGGGAGGTGACCTTGCTGGATGGGCGAATTTTAGCCCTAACCATACGTCCCATGCCTGAAGGTGGTTTTAATTTGGTCTTGCGGGATATTACCAGCAAGCGGTTGCAGGAAGAAAAAATCCGCAAACTTTCCTATGCGGTAGAGCAGAGCCCGACAGAGATTGTGATTACCGATACAGAGGGCATCATCGATTATGTCAACCCCACCTTTTGTCACCATTCAGGCTATAGCTTGGAAGAGGCTGTGGGGATGAAATCCTCCCTGGTACGCTCCGGTAAGATGTCAGAGGCGTTCTATGAAGATCTATGGAAAACCATTACTTCAGGTCAGAACTGGCATGGCGAGGTGCTAAATAAAACCAAAGATGGGCGGGAGTTATGGCAGTTAATGGCCATATCACCTATGCGTAATGAGCAAGGGGAGATTACCCACTATCTGGCCATTAAAGAAGATATAACAGGCATTAAAAAAGCCGAACAGCGGTTGGCCCATATGGCCACGCACGACTCCTTAACCGGGTTGCCTAACCGTAGCTATTTCAATGAAAGATTGATCATGGTGCTCAATGAGTGTCGTGAGCAGCAGCAGCGGGCTTCCTTACTCTTTTTTGATCTGGACCACTTTAAAGATGTCAATGATACCCTGGGCCATGATGTGGGGGATAAGCTTCTGCAGGCCGTTAGTCATCGTGTCTCGGACTGTCTACGCGAAGGGGACCTTGTGGCCCGCTTTGGGGGCGATGAATTTGCCATTATTCAACGGAATCTATCGGCTCGACAAGATGCCGGTCATCTGGCCGAACGGGTTCAACATGCCTTAACACAGCCTTTTCGGGAAGATGGGGCGTTGATTCATTCTGGGTGCAGTATAGGAATTGCCATGATTCCTGAGGATGGTGATCACCCAGATATCATCCTAAAAAATGCAGATATGGCCATGTACCGTAGTAAGGCCGCTAGGGATGGTCAGTATCGCTATTTTGATCAAAGCATTTCTGATGAAGTTCAGCAACGCAGAGCGTTGGAGTATGACCTTCGGCAAGCCCTTGAGCAGCATCAGTTCTCCCTGGTTTTTCAGCCTAAATTCACCTTGCTTACAGGTCAGGTCAGTGGCTTGGAAGCTTTGATCCGTTGGTATCACCCGGATAAAGGTTTTATCTCACCAGCAACCTTCATTCCTTTAGCTGAGCAGACAGGGTTAATTCTCCCCATCGGTCGCTGGGTGCTTGAACAGTGCTGTGAACAGCTTCAACTCTGGAAAAAGGCGGGTTTTGTGCTTCCCCAGGTCTCCATTAATATCTCCGCCGTTCAGCTAAAACAGGAGCCGTTGACGCCACTATTAAAGGAGCTGTTGGATCGGTATGAACTGAGTGCAGATCTCATCGAGTTGGAAATAACCGAGACCGCTTTATTAGAGAACCTGCAACAGGGCAAAGCCCAATTGTTGGCGTTACGGGCTGAGGGGTTAAGTATTGCACTGGATGATTTTGGCGTGGGGTATTCATCGCTCTCTTATCTGACGGCACTACCCATCGATAAAGTAAAAATTGATAAGAGTTTTATTGATGATGTTGCGGTCGAGAATGAACATGCGGCGGTGTGTCAGGCCATTATTCAACTGTGTCATAACCTCGGTAAGCAAGTCGTGGCAGAGGGGGTTGAGGTGCCTGAACAGAGCCAGCTACTTAAGAAGTGGGGATGTCCTGAGGTGCAGGGTTACCTCTATGCCAAGCCTGAGCAGAGGGCTGCGGTTGAAGCGCGATTAAAGCGTGTTGGTGCGCTGTAA
- a CDS encoding peroxiredoxin gives MSVLVTKQAPDFKATAVMADNSFEEISMSDYKGKYVVLFFYPLDFTFVCPSELIAFDHRLAEFEKRNVQVLGCSVDSHFSHLAWKNTEVNNGGIGQVKYPLVADLNKQIARDYDVLFNDAIALRGSFLIDKEGVVRHQVVNDLPLGRNIDEMLRMIDALQFTEEHGEVCPAGWKDGDAGMEGSTEGVAKYLEAHASKL, from the coding sequence ATGAGCGTTCTGGTAACCAAGCAAGCCCCAGATTTTAAAGCGACAGCCGTCATGGCTGACAACTCTTTTGAAGAGATCTCCATGTCGGATTACAAGGGCAAGTACGTCGTACTGTTCTTCTATCCCTTGGACTTCACATTTGTTTGTCCTTCAGAGCTGATTGCTTTTGATCACCGCTTGGCTGAGTTCGAAAAGCGCAACGTTCAAGTGCTGGGTTGCTCCGTCGATTCCCACTTCAGCCACTTGGCTTGGAAAAATACCGAAGTCAACAATGGTGGTATCGGTCAGGTTAAGTATCCTCTGGTTGCAGATCTGAACAAGCAGATCGCCCGCGACTATGATGTCCTGTTCAACGATGCTATTGCGCTGCGCGGTTCTTTCCTTATCGACAAAGAGGGTGTGGTACGCCACCAGGTCGTTAATGATCTGCCTTTGGGTCGTAACATCGACGAAATGCTGCGTATGATCGATGCTCTGCAGTTCACTGAAGAGCACGGCGAAGTATGCCCCGCAGGTTGGAAAGATGGTGATGCCGGTATGGAAGGCTCCACTGAAGGTGTGGCTAAGTACCTGGAAGCTCACGCTTCTAAGCTGTAA
- a CDS encoding TerD family protein, whose amino-acid sequence MSTQLQLDEDFFLTHEGKAVSSFELWYQWERDEEASAQMMDMDISAVMLGMEERMLIDGQMIFFNNQESPCGSIVHMGDDQANESRSAEERMNIRLESIPDDIVQIVFSATIPQEDIPKSHLGMLRRAHFGLVLPGREPIELAHREIHPGGEGEYGWLLGLLYRSEGDWIFRAVRETLPEGMGTLLDHFAVVHGNY is encoded by the coding sequence ATGTCGACACAATTGCAGTTAGATGAAGATTTCTTTCTTACCCATGAGGGTAAGGCGGTTTCATCCTTTGAGCTATGGTACCAGTGGGAGCGGGATGAAGAGGCCAGTGCACAGATGATGGATATGGATATCTCTGCCGTCATGCTGGGTATGGAAGAGCGTATGCTCATTGATGGGCAGATGATTTTCTTTAACAACCAAGAGTCTCCTTGTGGATCTATTGTGCATATGGGAGATGATCAGGCCAATGAAAGCCGTAGTGCAGAAGAGCGCATGAATATTCGGCTTGAGAGCATACCTGACGATATTGTACAGATTGTTTTTTCAGCGACCATACCACAAGAGGATATCCCTAAAAGTCACTTGGGTATGCTGCGTCGAGCCCATTTTGGTCTGGTGCTACCAGGCCGTGAGCCCATAGAGCTGGCTCATCGTGAAATCCACCCTGGTGGTGAGGGTGAGTACGGTTGGTTGTTAGGTTTGTTGTACCGCAGTGAAGGTGATTGGATCTTCCGTGCTGTGCGTGAAACATTGCCAGAGGGTATGGGAACCTTGTTGGACCACTTTGCGGTGGTACACGGTAACTATTAA
- a CDS encoding NAD(P)-dependent oxidoreductase, translated as MKVGVIGLGAMGWGMAMNLHRANLLEAVWNRTISRAGAFEQESGVAVATDPATLAGRCEVILTCVSEDKDLFEVMEKLLPGLTPGKIVVDCSTVDPQTAISCAEQLSSRGVLFLDAPVTGGVEGAKKGTLSMMVGGDKDALELIGALLKPMTSQVTHMGPVGSGQVAKAVNQVMVAGVNQAVTQALALGDALSLPMDKLIHAVRGGAAGNWFLEHRGSTMVADQFPAGFKVAHHLKDLRICHTMTAQSGLDDTFLSDTMGAYEQLIEQGHGEEDISALYRLKRK; from the coding sequence ATGAAAGTTGGTGTGATCGGTCTGGGGGCGATGGGCTGGGGTATGGCCATGAATCTGCATCGGGCCAACTTATTGGAGGCTGTCTGGAACCGTACCATCAGCCGAGCGGGTGCTTTTGAGCAGGAAAGTGGTGTAGCTGTGGCTACCGACCCCGCCACACTGGCAGGACGTTGTGAGGTGATCCTTACCTGTGTGTCTGAAGATAAAGATCTCTTTGAGGTTATGGAAAAACTATTACCAGGATTAACGCCTGGTAAAATTGTGGTGGATTGCTCCACCGTAGATCCTCAAACAGCCATAAGCTGTGCCGAACAGCTCAGCTCAAGAGGGGTCCTTTTTTTAGATGCACCTGTGACAGGTGGTGTTGAAGGGGCAAAAAAAGGCACGCTTTCCATGATGGTTGGTGGTGATAAAGATGCGCTGGAGCTGATTGGGGCTCTATTAAAACCCATGACGTCCCAAGTCACTCATATGGGGCCTGTAGGGTCTGGCCAGGTTGCCAAAGCGGTGAATCAGGTGATGGTGGCTGGGGTGAATCAAGCGGTCACGCAGGCGCTGGCTTTGGGGGATGCGCTTAGCCTACCCATGGATAAATTGATTCATGCTGTACGTGGTGGTGCTGCGGGTAACTGGTTTTTAGAACACCGGGGTTCCACCATGGTCGCAGATCAGTTTCCTGCAGGGTTTAAAGTAGCCCATCACCTTAAGGATCTGCGCATCTGTCACACCATGACAGCTCAATCTGGGCTTGACGACACCTTTCTTTCTGACACCATGGGTGCTTATGAACAGCTTATTGAACAAGGTCATGGTGAAGAGGATATCTCCGCACTCTATCGGCTAAAACGTAAATAG
- a CDS encoding hydrogenase maturation protease — MIHLIGLGNPIHGDDGFGHGVIHALKQKDWPEQVRLLEGGIMGLDALPLLEGASHVVLIDSARGGTEKAGSVSWLSMGQLLDQTSADLPLVSHDFGVVELLRMLPFALEGAPPKQVDLLLGWVDGPQVFENRLSSQALEAVDQAVVQLQHYVAKMMVGECM; from the coding sequence ATGATCCACCTGATCGGTTTAGGGAACCCTATCCATGGTGATGATGGCTTTGGTCATGGGGTCATCCATGCGCTGAAACAGAAGGATTGGCCTGAGCAGGTACGGCTGTTAGAAGGGGGGATCATGGGCTTAGATGCCCTGCCGCTGCTGGAGGGTGCCAGTCATGTGGTCCTTATTGATTCAGCACGTGGAGGCACAGAAAAGGCAGGGTCGGTCAGTTGGCTGAGTATGGGGCAACTACTGGATCAGACCTCAGCAGACCTGCCTTTGGTCAGTCATGATTTTGGGGTAGTGGAACTGCTACGTATGTTGCCCTTTGCGCTGGAAGGTGCACCACCTAAACAGGTGGACCTTCTCTTAGGGTGGGTGGATGGGCCGCAGGTCTTTGAAAATCGCCTCTCTTCGCAGGCGCTAGAGGCGGTTGATCAAGCTGTTGTACAGCTGCAGCATTACGTTGCAAAGATGATGGTTGGAGAGTGCATGTGA
- a CDS encoding formylglycine-generating enzyme family protein, producing the protein MKDLLTNIFKLQAKRAFKNPAQIHFSLVGPLLKSLGWATENPMEVECVHPQTDGSGNPFPGFLLKLENQTSCTVEVHPQGSVDKNIRPTLDPQAPFHMLTDGRIWRCFYRAEGAAEPAQFKAFELKPESVGDAMNLLQGVFQRDAQSTGAAAQKLNKNRQSQTNKKLDALRGLIPKAEAICDKPPHPKMDQAMIHLIKKAGWTGISRAELDQVLQEYSPPPPPEPSFDDDPIFGMGSSKAEGNEAVPAQAATLVRQENWIEPVTGMEFIWVPGGEFIMGSPDSEPGRQKDEGPTHQVTLDGFWLSKFPLTLPQWQMVMEGGPRMAGTPASPGDKEKPPQLPADTIVYEELQTFMDKLVMLGGGGSRLRIPTEAEWEFACRAGTQWRCFFDPKDKKQRLEDYTWMVTNSGGEIQPVGTKKPNPWGFHDMLGLVWEWVSDHYSLYSSTAVTNPTGPANPTREGIHVRRGGSFRSNAKACRSARRNQAKVDALELQNSGGVGIRFARFIPKDEEDS; encoded by the coding sequence TTGAAAGACCTTTTGACCAATATTTTTAAACTACAAGCCAAACGGGCTTTCAAAAACCCGGCGCAAATCCATTTTTCCCTGGTCGGCCCCTTGTTAAAAAGCTTGGGCTGGGCCACGGAAAACCCCATGGAGGTGGAGTGCGTTCATCCTCAGACCGATGGAAGTGGCAACCCGTTCCCAGGTTTTCTTTTAAAATTAGAAAATCAGACCTCATGCACGGTGGAAGTTCACCCGCAGGGCAGTGTGGATAAAAACATTCGCCCGACGCTAGACCCCCAAGCCCCTTTCCATATGCTCACAGATGGTCGTATTTGGCGCTGCTTTTATCGCGCCGAAGGGGCTGCTGAACCCGCACAGTTCAAAGCCTTTGAACTGAAACCGGAGAGCGTTGGCGATGCCATGAACCTTCTGCAGGGGGTTTTTCAGCGCGATGCACAGTCAACAGGAGCCGCCGCACAAAAGCTGAATAAAAACCGTCAGAGCCAGACCAACAAAAAATTGGACGCGCTCCGTGGGCTGATCCCCAAAGCAGAAGCCATTTGCGATAAGCCCCCCCACCCCAAGATGGATCAAGCCATGATTCATCTGATCAAAAAAGCGGGCTGGACCGGCATATCCCGAGCAGAGTTAGATCAGGTTCTACAAGAGTACAGCCCACCCCCACCACCTGAACCAAGCTTTGACGATGACCCCATCTTCGGCATGGGTAGCAGTAAGGCCGAGGGTAATGAAGCTGTCCCCGCTCAAGCTGCTACGCTGGTCCGCCAAGAAAACTGGATTGAACCGGTCACAGGGATGGAGTTTATCTGGGTACCTGGTGGAGAGTTCATCATGGGCAGCCCTGACAGCGAACCTGGCCGCCAAAAAGATGAAGGCCCCACCCACCAAGTTACTCTGGATGGGTTTTGGTTAAGCAAATTCCCCCTCACCTTGCCACAGTGGCAGATGGTGATGGAAGGCGGCCCTCGTATGGCAGGCACCCCGGCCTCCCCTGGTGATAAAGAAAAACCACCACAACTACCGGCTGACACCATTGTTTATGAAGAGCTCCAAACCTTTATGGACAAACTGGTCATGCTGGGTGGCGGTGGTTCACGCCTGCGTATTCCCACAGAAGCGGAGTGGGAGTTTGCCTGCCGAGCGGGTACGCAGTGGCGTTGCTTCTTTGACCCTAAAGATAAAAAACAACGGCTTGAAGATTACACCTGGATGGTTACCAATTCGGGAGGTGAGATCCAACCTGTTGGCACCAAAAAACCCAACCCTTGGGGATTTCATGACATGCTAGGGCTGGTTTGGGAGTGGGTTTCAGATCACTACTCCCTCTACAGCTCAACCGCGGTCACCAACCCTACAGGCCCGGCCAACCCAACCCGCGAGGGTATTCATGTGCGCCGTGGCGGGAGCTTCCGCAGTAACGCCAAAGCCTGCCGTTCGGCCCGCCGAAACCAAGCGAAGGTTGATGCTTTAGAACTGCAAAACAGTGGGGGTGTGGGCATTCGCTTTGCACGCTTTATTCCCAAGGATGAGGAAGATTCTTAA
- a CDS encoding nickel-dependent hydrogenase large subunit: MAETVRLNMNRVEGDLELEVDVDQGRVVDARCIGTLYRGFEQILLGRDAQDPLAITPRICGICGTAHLYSAVMALEQAFGVPVPANATRIRNLCLMAEEVQSDCRQTFLMFCTDLARPGYASIPGYEDTAQAFAPFAGDIFQEAVVNSRDIIKIVALFGGQWPHSSYMVPGGVTSLFSARRLMESRALLENYIRWFETRILGGSLEQWQQVQTYAQFETWLEEKPQAALSLFSRACRHIGLHRVGMGSHYYLSYGSFPNPQSWSPPYTKRQTLRASGVYDGNLGVVEPFDQSEITEDLSHAWYHETDPTPKHPWKGETLPKYLPESDRYSWSKAPRYNDRVMQTGPLSQLLVDGDPFIRALHGSDKGSAWLRQLSRFQRQADTLLKMRQTLNELQQPDNLNEPYMEPSKIHGDGQGYGLLEAARGSLGHWVKIEQGKISHYQIVTPTAWNASPRDVIGRRGHWEESLLGLPMEDADDPIMLGHVIRSHDPCLVCTVHSVNTGKKYRFTPAGFA; this comes from the coding sequence ATGGCTGAAACCGTACGCCTAAACATGAACCGGGTGGAGGGGGATCTGGAGCTGGAGGTAGATGTGGATCAAGGCAGGGTGGTGGATGCCCGTTGCATTGGTACCCTCTACCGTGGTTTTGAGCAGATTTTATTGGGACGAGATGCTCAAGACCCTTTGGCCATTACGCCGCGTATTTGTGGTATTTGTGGGACCGCACATCTTTATAGTGCGGTTATGGCGTTGGAGCAGGCTTTTGGGGTGCCGGTACCTGCCAATGCGACCCGTATACGAAATCTCTGCCTGATGGCGGAAGAGGTCCAGTCGGACTGCCGGCAAACCTTTTTAATGTTCTGCACAGATCTGGCAAGGCCGGGCTATGCATCCATACCAGGTTATGAGGATACGGCACAGGCTTTTGCGCCCTTTGCAGGGGATATTTTCCAAGAAGCTGTGGTTAATAGTCGGGACATTATAAAAATTGTAGCGCTGTTTGGTGGGCAATGGCCTCACTCTTCTTATATGGTTCCTGGTGGGGTGACATCACTATTTTCTGCTCGCCGTCTGATGGAGAGTCGCGCACTGCTCGAAAACTATATACGTTGGTTTGAAACCCGTATTCTGGGTGGGTCGCTGGAACAGTGGCAACAGGTACAGACCTACGCACAGTTTGAAACATGGCTTGAGGAAAAACCCCAGGCTGCCCTATCCCTTTTCAGTCGTGCATGCCGTCATATTGGCTTACACAGGGTGGGTATGGGTAGCCATTATTATCTCAGTTATGGCAGCTTTCCCAATCCACAAAGCTGGTCGCCACCCTATACCAAGCGACAGACACTGCGGGCGTCAGGTGTATATGATGGCAACCTTGGTGTCGTTGAACCTTTTGACCAGTCTGAGATCACTGAGGACCTCTCCCACGCTTGGTATCATGAGACCGACCCCACCCCAAAACATCCCTGGAAGGGTGAGACCCTACCGAAATATCTTCCTGAGAGTGACCGTTATAGCTGGTCTAAAGCACCACGATATAATGATCGTGTTATGCAAACCGGACCCCTTTCACAACTGCTTGTGGATGGTGATCCTTTTATTCGGGCACTGCATGGCTCAGATAAAGGTTCAGCTTGGCTAAGGCAGTTGAGTCGTTTCCAGCGACAGGCAGATACGTTATTGAAAATGCGGCAGACCCTTAATGAGTTGCAACAGCCCGATAACTTGAATGAACCTTATATGGAGCCCAGCAAGATCCATGGTGACGGACAAGGCTATGGTTTGTTGGAGGCGGCCCGTGGAAGCTTGGGGCATTGGGTGAAGATTGAGCAGGGAAAAATCAGCCACTATCAGATCGTAACCCCCACCGCTTGGAATGCCTCCCCCAGAGATGTGATCGGACGTCGGGGCCATTGGGAGGAAAGCCTGTTGGGCTTGCCGATGGAGGATGCTGATGATCCCATCATGTTGGGTCATGTCATCCGCAGTCACGACCCCTGCTTAGTCTGTACGGTACACAGTGTGAACACGGGTAAAAAGTATCGTTTTACCCCTGCGGGGTTCGCATGA